Genomic DNA from Desulfurobacterium indicum:
GGGATACTTTCACGCAGACGAAAAAAAAGTCTTGAACGGAGAAAAGCCAAAATTCAGCGTCGTTCTTCCACCACCAAACGTAACAGGAGTTCTTCATATAGGACACGCCCTAAACTCCACCCTTCAGGATATCACATGCAGATGGAAAAGAATGAAAGGATACGAAGTCTGCTGGATTCCGGGAACTGACCACGCAGGAATTGCAACCCAGTGGGTTGTTGAAAAACAACTTGCTCAGGAAGGGTTAACAAGACACGATGTCGGAAGAGAAAATTTCTTGAAAAGAGTCTGGGAATGGAAAGAATCCTGCGGTGGAAGGATAATTAACCAACTTAAAAAATTAGGAACCTCCTGCGACTGGGAAAGAGAAAGATTCACCATGGATGAAGGCTTCTCAAAAGCCGTCAGAAAAGCTTTCGTAACACTCTACAAAGAAGGCCTTATATATAAAGGAAAAAGACTCATCAACTGGTGTCCAAGATGTCACACTGCACTTTCCGACCTTGAAGTAGAACACGAAGAGGAAAAAGGAAACCTCTGGTATATAAAATACCCAGTAGTAGGTGAAGAGGGAAAATACATTGTCGTTGCAACAACAAGACCTGAAACAATGTTAGGTGACGTCGCCATAGCTGTAAATCCGAACGACGAACGGTATAAAGATTTGATCGGCAAAAAAGTCCTCCTTCCAATCGTTAACAGAGAAATACCCGTAATAGCCGATGAATACGTTGACATGGAATTTGGAACCGGCGCAGTTAAAATTACTCCTGCCCACGACTTCAACGACTTTGAAATTGGAAACAGACATGGACTTGAACCTATACAGATAATGGACGACTGGGCAAAAATTACAGTTGAACCGTTCAAGGGAATGGATAGATACGAAGTAAGAGAAGCAATCGTAAAAATGCTTAAAGATGAAGGTCTGCTTGAAAAAGTGGAAAAACACATTCACTCTGTAGGGCACTGTTACAGATGTAAAACAGTCGTTGAACCATACCTCTCAGACCAGTGGTTTGTAAAGACGAAACCTCTTGCGGAAAAGGCAATTGAAGCCGTTAAAACTGGCGAAATTAAGTTCATACCGAAACAGTGGGAAAACACATTCTTTGACTGGATGTATAACATAAGAGACTGGTGTATATCAAGACAGATATGGTGGGGACACAGAATCCCTGTCTGGTATTGTGAAGAGTGCGGTCACCTTACCGTTACAGAAGAGACACCGGACAGATGTGAAAAGTGTGGAAGTAAGAATATCTATCAGGACGAAGATGTTCTTGATACCTGGTTCAGTTCAGCACTCTGGCCTTTCGGAACACTTGGATGGCCTGAAAACACAGACGACTTAAAAGCTTTCTATCCAACAGATCTTTTAGTAACAGGTTTTGACATCATCTTTTTCTGGGTATCCAGAATGATGATGATGGGATACCACTTCACAGGCAAAAAGCCGTTCTCTGATGTCTATGTTCATGCCCTTGTAAGAGACGAGCATGGACAAAAAATGAGTAAAACAAAAGGAAACGTTATAGATCCCCTTGATATGATTCAAAAGTTTGGCGCTGATACGTTAAGATTTACACTTGCAGCTCTTGCCGCACAGGGAAGAGACATAAGACTTTCAGAAAAAATCATAGAAGGATACCGCCATTTTGCCAACAAGATATGGAACGTTGCAAGGTTTATCTTCACGGCAACAGAAGGCATAAACATAGAGGGAGAAAAAGAGCTCTATCCGGAAGACAGGTGGATACTAACAAAGCTGTCCGAAACAGCAAAAACCGTTGACAGAGAACTTACAAACTACCGATACAACGATGCGGCAAAAGCCATATACCAGTTCATCTGGGGCGAGCTTGCAGACTGGTATGTAGAATTTTCAAAGAACAGAATTTACAAAGGAACCGAAACGGAAAAGAGAACTGCAGCATTTGTTCTATTTAAAGTTTTAAGAGATGCGATGAAACTTCTCCATCCGTTCATGCCTTTCATAACGGAGGAAATATATCAAAAGCTTCCGAACAAGGATGCAGAATCAATAGTCCTAGCACCATGGCCGGAAGAAGATATCTCTTACGAGGAAGCCGCGATTGTCGATACCGTAAGAGAAATCATAAGGGGCGTAAGAAACATAAAAGCAGAAGTTAACATACCCCCTTCAACAGCGGTTCCGATTGAGATAAAAACAGACGACAAAAAACTGAAAGAAACAATAAAAATTATGGAACCGGGCATCAAGCAGCTTGCAAGGGTTTCATCTGTTGAATTTACAGAAGGAAAACCTGAAAAGGCAATTTCATTCTTCCTTCCCGGGATAGAGATTTACGTAAAAGTAGGTGAACTCATAGAGATAGAAAGGGAAATCGAGAAAATTGAGAAAAAGCTCAAATCCCTTGAGAAAGACATAAACAAACTTGAGAAGAAACTTTCAAACGAAAACTTCCTGTCAAGGGCTCCGAAAGAGGTCATA
This window encodes:
- a CDS encoding valine--tRNA ligase produces the protein MEKTYNPALFEDKWYQEWLKKGYFHADEKKVLNGEKPKFSVVLPPPNVTGVLHIGHALNSTLQDITCRWKRMKGYEVCWIPGTDHAGIATQWVVEKQLAQEGLTRHDVGRENFLKRVWEWKESCGGRIINQLKKLGTSCDWERERFTMDEGFSKAVRKAFVTLYKEGLIYKGKRLINWCPRCHTALSDLEVEHEEEKGNLWYIKYPVVGEEGKYIVVATTRPETMLGDVAIAVNPNDERYKDLIGKKVLLPIVNREIPVIADEYVDMEFGTGAVKITPAHDFNDFEIGNRHGLEPIQIMDDWAKITVEPFKGMDRYEVREAIVKMLKDEGLLEKVEKHIHSVGHCYRCKTVVEPYLSDQWFVKTKPLAEKAIEAVKTGEIKFIPKQWENTFFDWMYNIRDWCISRQIWWGHRIPVWYCEECGHLTVTEETPDRCEKCGSKNIYQDEDVLDTWFSSALWPFGTLGWPENTDDLKAFYPTDLLVTGFDIIFFWVSRMMMMGYHFTGKKPFSDVYVHALVRDEHGQKMSKTKGNVIDPLDMIQKFGADTLRFTLAALAAQGRDIRLSEKIIEGYRHFANKIWNVARFIFTATEGINIEGEKELYPEDRWILTKLSETAKTVDRELTNYRYNDAAKAIYQFIWGELADWYVEFSKNRIYKGTETEKRTAAFVLFKVLRDAMKLLHPFMPFITEEIYQKLPNKDAESIVLAPWPEEDISYEEAAIVDTVREIIRGVRNIKAEVNIPPSTAVPIEIKTDDKKLKETIKIMEPGIKQLARVSSVEFTEGKPEKAISFFLPGIEIYVKVGELIEIEREIEKIEKKLKSLEKDINKLEKKLSNENFLSRAPKEVIEKDRNKLKEVKEIYNKLSQTLNQLKSL